A window of the candidate division Zixibacteria bacterium HGW-Zixibacteria-1 genome harbors these coding sequences:
- a CDS encoding sodium:dicarboxylate symporter: MTEIEKVVHQFEFKQKIGLYLGPALALIILIFFDLDPANPLVTRTAAIAILMAVWWITEAIPIAATALIPVVLFPLFGVMSGKDVAPIYFNNVIFLFIGGFIIALAMQKWNLHRRIALKIMLLIGVSPKKMLLGFMVATAFLSMWISNTATTMMMIPIVLAVIDKLEDNFGAESIRKFAVGLLIGIAYAASIGGIATLIGTPPNLAFIRIFKIYFPESPEISFASWIMFGLPFSIVFLLIAWQLLVWFFVPRKREFKGDAQIFKEEYRSLGKTKFEEKVVLVVFAAVALLWIFRQNISIGNVTIPGWSNLFPENSFIDDGTVAMTMALLFFLIPSRSKGKGPLMDWHTAVKLPWGIVILFGGGFALAAGFEHSGLSTWLGGNLAAFSQFSPLLIIITVCLMMTFLTELTSNTATTQMILPILASLSVAIKINPLMLMIPATLSASCAFMLPVATPPNAIIFGSGRVTVHQLARTGILLNLAGVVIITLAIYLLGGYVFDIDPGQFPNWAFLQ; encoded by the coding sequence ATGACTGAAATCGAAAAAGTAGTTCATCAATTCGAATTTAAGCAAAAGATAGGTCTTTATCTGGGGCCGGCTCTGGCTCTTATCATCCTCATATTTTTCGACCTTGATCCGGCAAATCCGCTGGTTACGCGGACGGCCGCGATAGCCATTCTGATGGCGGTCTGGTGGATCACCGAGGCCATCCCGATCGCCGCCACGGCGCTGATACCGGTAGTGCTGTTTCCCTTGTTCGGCGTGATGAGCGGTAAAGATGTCGCCCCGATTTATTTTAACAATGTCATATTTCTGTTCATTGGAGGTTTTATTATTGCATTGGCCATGCAGAAATGGAACCTGCACCGCCGCATTGCTCTGAAAATCATGCTGCTGATCGGCGTCAGTCCCAAAAAAATGCTGTTGGGATTTATGGTGGCGACCGCTTTTCTGTCGATGTGGATATCCAATACCGCCACCACCATGATGATGATCCCGATAGTTCTGGCTGTAATCGACAAACTTGAGGATAATTTCGGCGCCGAATCGATCAGGAAATTTGCGGTCGGTCTTTTAATCGGAATCGCCTATGCCGCATCGATCGGCGGTATTGCCACGCTTATAGGCACGCCGCCCAATCTTGCCTTTATCCGCATTTTCAAAATATATTTCCCGGAATCGCCCGAAATCAGTTTTGCGAGCTGGATTATGTTCGGCCTGCCGTTTTCGATTGTGTTTCTGCTTATTGCCTGGCAATTGCTGGTTTGGTTTTTTGTCCCTCGAAAGAGAGAATTCAAAGGGGATGCGCAAATATTTAAGGAGGAATACCGGAGTCTGGGGAAGACCAAGTTTGAAGAAAAGGTGGTTCTGGTGGTCTTTGCGGCGGTGGCCCTGCTGTGGATTTTTCGGCAGAATATAAGTATCGGCAATGTGACCATTCCGGGCTGGTCGAACCTGTTTCCCGAGAATTCCTTTATCGATGACGGCACCGTCGCCATGACCATGGCCCTGCTTTTTTTCCTGATTCCATCCCGCTCGAAAGGAAAGGGCCCATTAATGGATTGGCACACCGCGGTCAAGCTTCCCTGGGGAATTGTCATACTTTTCGGCGGCGGGTTTGCCCTTGCGGCCGGTTTTGAACATTCCGGCCTTTCAACCTGGCTTGGGGGAAATTTAGCCGCATTCAGTCAGTTCTCACCCCTATTGATAATAATTACTGTTTGTCTGATGATGACTTTCTTGACTGAGTTGACTTCGAATACCGCCACGACCCAGATGATTCTGCCGATTCTGGCTTCCTTGTCGGTGGCGATAAAAATAAATCCTCTGATGCTGATGATTCCGGCAACCCTATCGGCCTCATGCGCTTTTATGCTTCCGGTGGCCACTCCTCCCAATGCCATAATCTTCGGTTCGGGGCGGGTGACGGTTCATCAATTGGCCCGGACCGGAATCTTGTTGAATTTAGCGGGAGTCGTCATAATTACACTTGCAATTTATTTGCTTGGGGGTTATGTTTTTGATATAGATCCGGGCCAATTTCCAAATTGGGCATTTTTACAATAA